The Spiroplasma endosymbiont of Crioceris asparagi genome contains the following window.
GTTAAGTGATCGATAATGATTTTTGAAGCAATTGAAATTGCTTCAGAAGGTGAAATAGAACCATCAGTTGTTATTTTTAAAATTAATGATTCAAAATCCATTGCTTTTCCAATGTTTGTTGATTCAATATCATATGAAACATTAACAATTGGTGAATAATTAGAATCAATTGTAATTGAACCTATTTCTAATTTTTCTTTTTTATTTTCTTTAAAAGAAGAATAACCTCTTGAGTTTTTAGCTTGTAAAATCATTTCTAAAACACCACCATCTGCAATATTACAGATAACTTGGTCTTTATTTAAAATTTCTACACCAGCAGGACATTCAATATCTCCTGCTTTAACTACACCTTCTTTTGAAGAATTTAAAGTTAACTTAGCAACTTCTCCATCTTCAAACATGTTTGCATCAATTTTTAAAACAATTTTTTTAACATTAAGTACAATTCTACTTGTGTTTTCAACAATTCCATTAATTCCTGAAAATTCGTGATTTGCTCCAGTTATTTTAATTGCATAAATTGCTGCTCCTGGAGTTGAACTAATTAAAGTTCTTCTTAATGCATTACCTAGTGTAATTCCGAATCCTCTTTCAAGAGGTTCTATTTTAAATTCTCCGTAATTTTTTTGAATAACATTTTCAGTCATTTTTAATTCTGGTCTAGTAAATTGTTTCATATTAACCTCTTGGTCTCTTTCTTGGTCTTACACCATTGTGTGGATTTGGAGTAGTATCACTAATTGAATAAATTTCTAGTCCAACACCTTGTAAGCTTCTAATAGCAGCATCTCTACCAGGTCCT
Protein-coding sequences here:
- a CDS encoding DNA-directed RNA polymerase subunit alpha; the protein is MKQFTRPELKMTENVIQKNYGEFKIEPLERGFGITLGNALRRTLISSTPGAAIYAIKITGANHEFSGINGIVENTSRIVLNVKKIVLKIDANMFEDGEVAKLTLNSSKEGVVKAGDIECPAGVEILNKDQVICNIADGGVLEMILQAKNSRGYSSFKENKKEKLEIGSITIDSNYSPIVNVSYDIESTNIGKAMDFESLILKITTDGSISPSEAISIASKIIIDHLTVFMELTENVKNLETLGVEKDEDEKELDRLIEDLDFTQRSLNCLKRANVNTLRDLVEKTEYDIQEIRNLGKKSLKEIKDKVAQLGLTFKTI